A section of the Babesia microti strain RI chromosome I, complete genome genome encodes:
- a CDS encoding large subunit ribosomal protein L27e (overlaps_old_locusTagID:BBM_I02200): protein MVKLLQPGRVVIVLRGRRSGKKGIIVHSSDSSNKMRPYSYCLVAGIEKPPKKVHKAMSKKKVEKRLKIKAFVKYINVKHLMPTRYIVSGGLDPKALVKDEQMDNIESRKHARKAIQKVFEEKLTQVEFDKSSKGIRDIIFLKKKLRF from the coding sequence atgGTTAAACTGCTCCAACCAGGCAGAGTTGTGATTGTCCTTAGAGGACGTCGTTCTGGCAAGAAGGGTATAATTGTCCACAGTTCAGATTCTTCCAATAAGATGAGACCCTACTCATATTGTCTAGTGGCTGGGATTGAAAAACCTCCTAAGAAAGTTCACAAGGCAATGAGTAAAAAGAAGGTTGAAAAGAGACTCAAGATTAAGGCATTTGTCAAATACATTAATGTTAAACATCTTATGCCTACTAGATATATTGTATCTGGGGGATTAGATCCTAAGGCCCTTGTTAAGGATGAACAAatggataatattgaatcTAGGAAGCATGCAAGGAAGGCGATTCAGAAGGTTTTTGAAGAAAAATTGACACAagttgaatttgataaatcttCCAAGGGTATTCGTGATATTATCTTCCTCAAGAAGAAGTTACGCTTTTGA
- a CDS encoding inner membrane complex sub-compartment protein 3, putative (ISP3) (overlaps_old_locusTagID:BBM_I02195), whose translation MGNSACTPCVDVCGEEYVPDVTDTPAIIELKSGRETSNCDIDSKLLHKKSNEIVLIFANDCSVPGRLQLDIQKKVLIIDVHDKIHHLHLNEISHVVNKQSENTLQQHEKRLLDDPTIVVLSLLPSTKALAIAFPCESEAKAFTKFINDAKRS comes from the coding sequence ATGGGTAACAGCGCATGCACACCTTGCGTAGATGTTTGCGGAGAGGAATATGTACCTGATGTAACTGACACTCCGGCCATCATAGAATTGAAAAGTGGAAGGGAAACATCAAACTGTGACATTGATTCAAAATTACTGCATAAAAAATCCAATGAAATTGTTCTTATTTTCGCCAATGACTGTTCCGTACCAGGGAGGCTCCAGCTCGATATACAAAAGAAAGTGCTAATCATAGACGTTCACGACAAAATTCACCATCTGCACTTGAATGAGATTTCTCATGTTGTAAACAAGCAATCGGAGAATACTCTTCAACAACATGAAAAGAGGTTGCTTGACGATCCCACAATTGTagtattatcattattgcCTAGTACTAAGGCACTGGCCATTGCCTTTCCGTGTGAAAGTGAAGCTAAGGCatttaccaaatttattaatgatgCAAAAAGGTCGTAG
- a CDS encoding hypothetical protein (overlaps_old_locusTagID:BBM_I02195), which translates to MNQQMSVSVRALLSKATNNTNDPTPGYVYHELIEHCKSYPKTAQPIISYLLKKLDREPVVRLKTIKTLKFMCENSSHEFTRCLSHHTDILKSCLHLDDVDEYHRSLISQEIENLLQILYSGSYKPSLATIYPQRSNDCNNGNDTTYQPNSVINTHFNHANFNAKGYGNTNYISDRKGVSQSTTKRAISYIQNLANRYVPPKILDHVERIGSIVVEKAKTATSSFNTTFNSQQPSPIRMPNTNFNTTIAQIKGNKENFEKEEAVFLEAMKTGGVMVAPSTQVIELMSKKASKLDPRGIAAAVIKCLSEPDIKNGKSYCRALCLLEGLLKSEYLSNEQNQILSDYIIEHGLECLYRCKVSPPLRKTSERVLRLLKLQGPDDILDTDISELDYKEDKKESLITFSNSPVGINKNLLDLSPTSSNQKTNNLDFLNGKLLSTNANTFAVANTEFDMLDFGTAKSDNICNGDVYDKITESSNNNFLGDISNNDLFNFIEKELEISK; encoded by the coding sequence ATGAACCAACAAATGAGTGTGTCTGTTAGGGCTCTGCTCAGCAAAGCTACTAATAACACAAATGATCCAACTCCAGGTTATGTATACCATGAGCTTATTGAACATTGCAAATCATATCCTAAAACGGCTCAACCCATCATTTCCTACTTGTTGAAAAAGTTAGATAGGGAACCAGTAGTAAGACTTAAGACGATAAAAACCCTGAAGTTCATGTGCGAAAACTCTTCCCACGAATTCACACGCTGCTTATCGCACCATACGGATATACTGAAATCTTGTTTACATTTGGATGATGTAGACGAATATCACCGGTCATTAATTTCAcaagaaattgaaaatttgctaCAAATTCTTTATTCTGGTTCATATAAACCATCTTTAGCTACTATTTACCCACAAAGAAGTAATGATTGTAATAATGGAAACGATACAACTTACCAACCAAACTCTGTCATAAACACACATTTTAACCATGCTAACTTCAATGCCAAGGGATATGgaaatacaaattacatCAGTGATAGGAAAGGCGTGAGCCAATCTACGACCAAACGAGCGATTTCCTATATTCAAAACCTTGCAAATAGATATGTACCTCCGAAGATTTTGGACCACGTTGAACGTATTGGATCTATTGTAGTTGAAAAGGCTAAAACTGCAACTTCTAGTTTCAATACCACATTCAATTCCCAACAACCCAGTCCTATAAGGATGCctaatacaaatttcaacACTACAATTGCTCAGATTAAGGGAAATAaggaaaattttgaaaaggAGGAAGCTGTATTTTTGGAAGCTATGAAGACAGGAGGGGTGATGGTAGCTCCATCAACGCAGGTCATTGAATTGATGTCTAAAAAAGCATCTAAACTAGACCCTAGAGGAATTGCTGCCGCTGTAATTAAGTGCCTATCGGAACCAGATATCAAAAATGGCAAGTCATATTGTCGAGCCCTTTGCTTGCTAGAGGGACTACTTAAATCAGAATATCTGTCAAATGAACAAAACCAAATACTCTCAGATTACATTATTGAACATGGTTTAGAATGTTTGTATCGGTGCAAAGTATCTCCGCCATTAAGGAAAACATCGGAGAGGGTTCTAAGGTTATTGAAACTGCAAGGACCAGATGACATTTTGGACACAGATATATCTGAGCTTGACTACAAAGAAGATAAAAAAGAATCACTCATCACCTTTTCAAACTCTCCAGTAGGAATTAATAAGAATTTACTGGATTTATCGCCCACTTCCTCCAATCAAAAAACTAATAACCTAGATTTTCTTAATGGCAAATTACTATCCACTAATGCTAACACTTTTGCCGTAGCTAATACAGAATTTGATATGTTAGATTTTGGTACTGCTAAGTCTGATAACATATGCAATGGCGACGTTTATGATAAAATCACAGAATCCagcaataataattttctGGGTGACATTTCCAACAATGACTTGTTCAATTTCATCGAGAAAGAACTTGAAATCAGTAAATAA
- a CDS encoding conserved Plasmodium protein, unknown function (overlaps_old_locusTagID:BBM_I02210) yields MTFLNRNLYNICNYNAINYSKNTLLSQIKPCHYMSSKPDTTDLGPPPSKPKRYFDLKRFRDYISKAKKAKIEAEKLFIARANALPPPEGWTISDFLIKMDIGENVEEIAASFNSWNEFITATPEELYVLESLTNTQKRKLLKYITLYNHGLWPDYGYQSFIKKFQSKPLANEGKPWSIEDDNKLLELCDYYDVNFGDPWIYISWDLQRQMDETRDRYYELVLLRQLQAKNCEICITKASKPLYMSRYFKLLPPTLYIIPSCTNYNLSSATNALDNMPPYLSQLLSDTKDNN; encoded by the exons atgacatttttaaatcgcaatttatacaatatatgcaattacaatgcaataaattatagtaAAAACACACTattatcacaaataaaACCATGTCATTACATGTCTAGCAAACCAGACACTACTGACCTTG GGCCGCCACCTAGCAAACCTAAACGATATTTTGATCTTAAAAGATTCAGAGACTACATAAGCAAGGCTAAGAAGGCTAAAATTGAGGctgaaaaattatttatcgcCAGGGCCAATGCCTTGCCACCTCCAGAAGGGTGGACAATCTCGGACTTTTTGATTAAAATGGACATAGGGGAAAATGTAGAGGAGATTGCTGCGTCATTTAATTCCTGGAATGAATTCATCACTGCTACCCCTGAA GAATTATATGTACTTGAATCTTTAACTAACACGCAAAAACGCAAATTGCTCAAGTATATAAC GTTATATAATCACGGCCTATGGCCTGATTATGGATATCAATCctttatcaaaaaatttcagtCAAAACCCCTAGCCAATGAGGGTAAACCTTGGTCTATTGaagatgataataaattgttagAACTATGTGATTATTATGACGTAAATTTCGGAG ATCCATGGATTTATATTTCTTGGGATTTGCAAAGGCAAATGGATGAGACACGTGATAGGTATTATGAATTGGTCTTATTACGACAG CTTCAAGCAAAAAATTGCGAAATATGCATCACAAAAGCTAGCAAACCATTATACATGTCAAGGTATTTCAAATTACTCCCTCCTACCTTATACATCATACCATCGTGTaccaattataatttgtcatCTGCAACTAATGCCTTGGATAACATGCCTCCATATTTATCGCAACTATTATCAGATACTAAagataataattga
- a CDS encoding ubiquinol-cytochrome c reductase subunit 6 (overlaps_old_locusTagID:BBM_I02220), with amino-acid sequence MSYPYKTQFFLKHPKYEPPLNDQDAQIDPKNKLEPKCLEKCSKYVKLYDSCAERVIAHPEQHLQCLGQHYDIRYCVDNCVAKDLFRFLK; translated from the exons ATGTCTTACCCATATAAGACTCAATTTTTCCTAAAACATCCCAAATATGAGCCACCGCTCAATGATCAAGATGCACAAATTGATccaaaaaataaattagaaCCAAAATGCTTAGAAAAATGTTCTAAGTATGTCAAACTTTATGAT AGTTGTGCAGAACGTGTTATCGCTCACCCAGAACAACATTTGCAGTGCCTTGGACAACATTACGATATCAGATATTGCGTAGATAATTGC GTTGCAAAAGATCTATTTAGATTTCTTAAATAG
- a CDS encoding snRNA-activating protein of 50kDa MW C terminal (overlaps_old_locusTagID:BBM_I02205), whose protein sequence is MSLLPCISIADIIHTYKQQLQLENSYFTNDFGYQCHNVDDSFNSYSVRPKQFLTHCTDSEKRLIALSKKIKKDDYISALQSSARIAKYLQLPIRTPTVHESVQQMLTMKKKLLNYEKICKMFTNIVKLETFKLIEKQDKIRFVCDTSPRPRGTAKQIHCNAQNSFQSKDFTAVSDDSILRVYFFDPIRGSRIAGFDILGSQTLADLKDSFVCLRNQIFCDTSMSGSCFLMNGVLYPDTRDPNSHEYDRELLDYLSKYNPQLLKSNSTIPQHKAVLNNMEIPIYSNGVYLHNGDCEHRFMFTSIRMLSKNDCTIRNIYPLCIYKPITRIDMCEICRKNPRKSMVFNCKLLVKNPMSICNVCVKDFIYDDNKLLDPGTKIYKVE, encoded by the coding sequence ATGAGTTTATTGCCATGTATATCAATTGCAGATATTATACATACTTATAAACAGCAATTACAACTTGAAAATAGTTATTTCACCAATGATTTTGGATATCAATGTCACAATGTAGACGATTCATTTAATAGTTACTCTGTAAGACCAAAACAATTTCTAACACACTGTACAGATTCTGAAAAAAGATTAATTGCATTAtctaaaaaaattaaaaaagaTGACTATATCTCGGCATTGCAAAGTTCCGCCAGAATTGCTAAATATCTACAACTGCCAATTCGTACTCCTACTGTGCATGAATCTGTGCAACAAATGTTGACAAtgaaaaaaaaattgttaaattatgaaaaaatttgcaaaatgtttacaaatattgtgAAATTGGAGAcgtttaaattaattgaaaaaCAAGATAAAATTAGATTTGTATGTGATACATCTCCTAGGCCCAGGGGTACAGCTAAGCAAATCCACTGCAATGCTCAAAATTCATTTCAGAGTAAGGACTTTACTGCAGTTTCTGATGATTCAATTTTAAGGgtttatttttttgatcCTATCCGTGGTTCTAGAATTGCAGGATTTGATATTCTTGGCAGTCAAACTTTGGCAGATTTGAAAGATTCATTTGTTTGCCTGagaaatcaaatattttgtgataCTAGTATGTCTGGTTCATGTTTCCTAATGAATGGGGTTTTATATCCAGACACTAGGGACCCAAATTCTCATGAATATGATCGGGAATTACTCGATTATCTAAGTAAGTACAACCctcaattattaaaatctAACTCTACAATTCCACAGCACAAGGCGGTGTTGAATAATATGGAAATACCAATATATAGCAACGGAGTATATCTACACAACGGAGACTGTGAACACCGATTTATGTTCACATCAATTAGGATGCTATCCAAAAATGATTGTACAATTAGAAACATCTACCCGTTATGCATTTATAAACCTATAACTAGGATTGATATGTGTGAAATATGTCGAAAAAACCCGCGTAAATCAATGGTttttaattgcaaattgCTTGTCAAAAATCCAATGTCTATTTGTAATGTATGTGTCAAggattttatatatgatgataataaattattggatCCCGGTACTAAGATATACAAAGTGGAATAA
- a CDS encoding Vacuolar protein sorting-associated protein 18 homolog (overlaps_old_locusTagID:BBM_I02215), whose protein sequence is MDKAHDDTVPKFTLKLFVLNGIKDKILSCGCISNRLLWLGFSDGSYSCLQTTDSDLVFTQLKGGSVRSLHTDATGFHCIIGMSSGQIYYSHLESQKPFLIINLSNVFLRSCTFINSQQECKVLIGTQQGSIIFGNLSKEIFENGTLEKFKNCVTLPDSEPVLGVMALPIIYNESRKLTIIATCSRRLYEFYGGNSVLDTFNLCCNKSSNLHEYLRYQVPLSAHRGELFLVESNNVRFLFWMNGSCIVITRVRQRLSQGSRKSFLEWPPTIFSYTSLNPTSEMLLSQYIFFQVPLNVPRLFVASQHNIYLILEDTLLVTSILTNKIIYSYHLPSEVYGEIKSLFCDSLEKTLWIVTSKLVYRIIVEDEARNLWKLYLENDDYLNAMLACETDTHKSIVTDAHAQYLFDKGDYVNAANTFASSFCTFSFQEISLKFIEVGENEALLTYFTTLLANLRQEAACAIYGPKALQQLNYVRGLIRPKESILIICILQLYIEVLDSLEHQGASESEITPVLNKFYSLLKCYRAIDEIQTPIYKFLHNLGADEYLVKYALMRKDALTFVSQNINSGNYIDAIKFLVSNPNDELLKRFAPILFLHEPVEFAERFNEIANPDSIFTPLIIGLSLKGKHLDNAIKLARKFTIQKDCGSSIVWNLYMLLQCYSDNEIEFGGSPDVDFTLALQCMRKLKKMKAVTGLLGLMGQHREAFDEAMEQQDLELAMDCASKPADLQLKRQLWLKLSEHMSESLKGNDLNQILKKSQVLSLEDVLTRVPSDVTQVLPIFSSTIIEISDQIDLLKEEVERNCDNIQNLQRYRTNTQEFVDIGPNNLCLCCGTCAILDNFFIFNCKHIFHFTCACKLAIQLLDRLAASELEGLMSRPKTPDVLSRITNIVASECLFCGSFMIKSINVPLSG, encoded by the exons ATGGATAAAGCACATGATGATACAGTCCCTAAATTTAcactaaaattgtttgtattaAATGGTATAAAGGATAAGATTTTGAGTTGTGGGTGTATATCTAATCGCCTGTTGTGGCTAGGGTTTTCTGATGGCTCGTATTCGTGTTTACAAACCACTGATAGTGATTTGGTATTCACTCAATTGAAGG GAGGCAGTGTGCGATCACTACACACAGATGCCACTGGATTCCATTGCATAATTGGAATGTCCAGTGGCCAAATTTACTATTCTCACCTTGAATCGCAAAAGCCTTTTCTAATAATCAATCTAAgcaatgtatttttaagGTCCTGTACATTCATTAATTCTCAGCAAGAATGTAAAGTATTGATTG GCACTCAACAAGGAAGTATCATTTTTGGCAACCTTTCTAAAGAGATTTTTGAGAATGGAACTTTGGAAAagtttaaaaattgtgttaCTCTACCTGATTCTGAGCCTGTTCTTGGGGTTATGGCATTACCCATCATATAC AATGAAAGCAGgaaattaacaataattgCCACGTGTAGTAGGAGGTTGTATGAGTTTTACGGGGGTAATTCTGTGTTGGATACATTCAATTTGTGTTGCAACAAATCTTCAAATTTGCATGAATATTTGCGTTATCAAGTGCCTTTATCTGCACATAGAGGTGAACTATTTCTTGTGGAATCCAACAATGTTAGATTTTTGTTTTGGATGAATGG ATCATGTATCGTAATTACCCGAGTGAGGCAACGATTGTCTCAGGGATCGAGAAAATCATTTCTTGAATGGCCTCCTACAATATTTTCTTATACTTCTTTGAATCCAACTAGTGAAATGTTGTTATCGCAATATATCTTCTTCCAAGTACCTTTAAATGTGCCTCGTTTATTTGTCGCAAGTCAACATAATATCTACCTTATACTGGAAGATACTCTTCTAGTAACATCAATACTTACAAATAAGATTATCTACTCATACCATTTGCCCAGTGAAGTTTATGGTGAAATTAAGAGTTTGTTTTGTGATTCCTTAGAAA AAACCCTTTGGATTGTGACTTCAAAATTGGTATATAGAATAATCGTTGAAGATGAAGCGAGGAATTTGTGGAAACTTTACCTAGAAAATG ACGACTATTTAAATGCAATGCTCGCATGTGAAACAGATACCCATAAATCAATAGTAACCGATGCACATGCACAATACCTATTTGACAAGGGGGATTATGTAAACGCTGCAAATACATTTGCTTCATCTTTTTGCACATTTTCATTTCAGGAAATATCACTTAAGTTTATAGAAGTTGGTGAAAATGAAGCACTGCTTACATATTTCACAACACTACTGGCAAATTTAAGACAAGAGGCAGCTTGTGCCATATATGGTCCCAAGGCTCTACAGCAACTCAACTATGTACGTGGCTTAATTCGTCCAAAGGAATccattttaataatttgcattCTACAGCTATATATTGAAGTATTGGATAGTCTAGAGCATCAAGGAGCTTCTGAGAGTGAAATAACTCCAGtgctaaataaattttactCTTTACTGAAGTGTTATCGTGCTATCGATGAAATTCAAACGCCAATTTACAAGTTTTTACACAATCTAGGCGCTGATGAATATCTTGTGAAATATGCATTAATGCGTAAAGATGCTCTAACTTTTGTATCTCAAAATATCAACTCTGGGAACTATATTGATGCTATTA aATTTCTAGTTTCAAACCctaatgatgaattgttGAAGAGGTTTGCTCCAATTCTATTTCTTCATGAACCTGTAGAATTTGCTGAGAGATTCAATGAAATAGCCAACCCTGACTCTATATTTACTCCATTAATAATTGGTCTTTCCCTTAAAGGGAAACACTTAGACAATGCTATCAAATTGGCTCGCAAATTTACCATACAAAaag ATTGCGGATCATCTATAGTATGGAACCTATACATGTTACTCCAATGTTATTCTGACAATGAGATTGAGTTTGGAGGG TCTCCTGATGTGGACTTTACATTGGCATTACAATGCATGAGGAAACTCAAGAAGATGAAGGCTGTTACTGGTTTACTGGGTTTGATGGGCCAGCATAGGGAAGCCTTTGATGAAGCGATGGAACAGCAAGATTTGGAATTGGCTATGGATTGTGCTAGTAAACCAGCAGATTTGCAACTTAAAAGGCAATTGTGGTTAAAATTGTCAGAACATATg AGCGAAAGTTTAAAAGGTAATGACCTCAATCAGATACTCAAAAAATCGCAAGTGTTGTCTCTGGAAGATGTTTTGACAAGAGTGCCTTCTGACGTCACTCAAGTTTTACCAATATTCTCAAGTACAATAATTGAAATCAGTGATCAAATAGATCTACTCAAAGAAGAGGTTGAAAGGAATTGCGACAATATACAGAATTTGCAGCGTTATAGAACAAATACACAAGAATTTGTCGATATTGGACCTAATAACTTGTGTTTGTGTTGTGGAACATGTGCTATACTCGATAATTTCTTTATATTCAACTGCAAACACATATTTCACTTTACATGCGCTTGTAAATTAGCCATACAACTATTGGATCGTCTAGCCGCTTCTGAACTGGAAGGGTTAATGTCCAGACCAAAAACACCAGATGTTTTGTCAAGGATTACCAACATTGTAGCTTCAGAGTGTTTGTTTTGCGGATCATTTATGATAAAATCAATCAACGTACCTCTAAGTGGTTAA
- a CDS encoding hypothetical protein (overlaps_old_locusTagID:BBM_I02230;~overlaps_old_locusTagID:BBM_I02235), with amino-acid sequence MNIINSNTVDEGVHNHKEEIKNGFTDLIKSLIVFLQKARREWCLKHGKINEYKSANYCSIKAIHSNDSIPTYIPPTFDPPTRLEHFTSNKYKANDEIFEVVYESLPFNTGCSILKLKCERRLLE; translated from the exons atgaatataattaactCTAATACTGTAGATGAAGGGGTACATAATCACAAGGAAGAGATTAAAAATGGCTTCACTGAC ttaataaaatcattgATAGTATTTTTGCAAAAGGCTCGTCGAGAATGGTGCTTAAAACATGGCAAAATAAATGAGTATAAGAGTGCCAATTATTGCTCAATAAAAGCAATACATAGCAATGACTCAATACCAACCTACATACCTCCAACATTTGATCCACCTACACGGCTAGAACACTTTACtagtaataaatataaagCGAATGATGAGATTTTTGAAGTAGTATACGAATCATTACCATTTAATACAGGTTGTAGTATactaaaattgaaatgtGAAAGGAGATTGTTGGAATAG
- a CDS encoding GAR1, NOLA1, H/ACA ribonucleoprotein complex subunit 1 (overlaps_old_locusTagID:BBM_I02235), which translates to MSVFKGALSKASVNSFNIIEVGTVMHACESELVVKSIIKTHVPYFNGKVFLANKQEIGSVEEILGPVNNYFFSVKLNEGFNARTFTPNTMLHIDTRQQLPITNFFPKAIMEKKVSNRGGFDPKKKGIKKPQPYVNKFKRGLSKSRGGFRKH; encoded by the exons ATGTCAGTTTTCAAGGGAGCTTTATCTAAGG cATCTGTTAACagttttaatattatag AAGTTGGGACTGTAATGCATGCTTGCGAATCAGAATTGGTTGTTAAGTCGATCATTAAGACACATGTTCCATATTTCAATGGAAAAGTTTTCTTGGCAAACAAGCAAGAGATTGGAAGTGTTGAAGAGATTTTGGGTCCTGTAAACAATTACTTCTTCTCTGTCAAACTTAATGAGGGGTTTAACGCCAGGACGTTTACGCCAAATACTATG TTACATATCGACACTCGCCAACAACTACCTATAACCAACTTTTTTCCAAAAGCTATTATGGAAAAAAAAG TATCCAATAGGGGTGGATTTGATCCTAAGAAGAAGGGAATTAAGAAACCACAACCATATGT gAATAAATTCAAGAGGGGGCTAAGTAAATCTAGGGGTGGTTTCCGTAAGCATTGA
- a CDS encoding U4/U6 small nuclear ribonucleoprotein PRP3 (overlaps_old_locusTagID:BBM_I02225), producing the protein MDNKQQSKTSFIESTVAAAKAALEKAKRGRKGYNPDDVDLKKHNYDSKSNAQITNSKPFTNILSLKVDSLGRPIDDDGKVIELKPKMQCTLKINQNMQDERVNKVEERVIKKQPEKKPERVQGWHDPTIIEKKKNRKMAFCFVEKDKYVKLERQMQREIEDKTLCSDMKKLVHQKKKYLEIQERRLKEMLESKNKSKPDAIEEEKKIDIGNDPNIMPTCEEEVKSWEEDPEVEWWDLAILKKYESTESRDPNYQPYLPLLSNYYINEKKITYYISHPSPLKSEEFKSHNIPNIYLTVKERKRLRRRNRQEKEKAKQDKIRIGLLPPPPPKVKLSNLMRVLGSSSVTDPSKVEFEVRANMEQRLKSHSMRNEARKLKPEDRSRKHANKWKITIGEVVHVAFFSISSLENSKLLFKIDINAQQFHLTGVCIICPYIPAMIVVEGGAIAVKRYRKLLLNRMSWEGESCKLLWQGQATHRNFGNWKVSILHSEAEARDMLGECAYYYDMLKDHHKSGSCHHPSSITSMPSEN; encoded by the exons ATGGATAATAAACAGCAATCTAAAACGTCATTCATAGAATCAACTGTTGCGGCCGCCAAGGCTGCTCTTGAAAAAGCTAAAAGAGGACGTAAAGGGTATAATCCTGATGATGTCGATCTTAAAAAACATAATTATGATTCAAAATCCAACGCTCAAATAACAAATAGTAAACCTTTCACGAACATTTTAAGCTTGAAGGTTGATTCTTTGGGTAGGCCCATTGACGATGATGGTAAGGTCATTGAGCTTAAGCCTAAAATGCAGTGTACCCTTAAAATCAACCAAAATATGCAAGATGAACGGGTAAATAAG GTAGAAGAAAGGGTGATTAAGAAGCAACCTGAAAAGAAACCAGAACGAGTTCAGGGATGGCACGATCCTACAATTATAGAAAAGAAAAAAAATCGAAAAATGGCATTTTGTTTCGTTGAAAAGgataaatatgttaaattagAGCGGCAAATGCAAAG GGAAATTGAAGATAAGACTTTGTGTTCCGATATGAAGAAGCTTGTTCACCAAAAGAAGAAGTATCTAGAGATACAGGAGAGAAGATTGAAGGAAATGCTTGAATCTAAGAATAAATCTAAGCCAGATGCTATTGAAGAAGAAAAGAAAATAGATATTGGTAATGATCCAAACATTATGCCAACTTGTGAAGAAGAGGTTAAATCATGG GAGGAAGACCCTGAAGTTGAATGGTGGGATTTGgctatattaaaaaaatacgAGTCAACCGAATCCAGAGACCCTAACTACCAACCATATCTACCATTGTTATCAAATTACTACATAAATGAG AAAAAAATCACCTACTATATCAGTCACCCTAGTCCTCTAAAATCTGAAGAATTCAAATCTCACAATAtaccaaatatatatttgacagTCAAGGAAAG GAAAAGGTTGCGCCGTCGCAACAGACAGGAGAAGGAAAAGGCTAAACAGGATAAAATTCGAATTGGCTTATTGCCTCCTCCCCCCCCTAAGGTTAAACTTTCAAATCTTATGAGAGTTTTGGGTTCTTCATCAGTAACG GATCCATCAAAAGTGGAGTTTGAAGTTAGAGCCAATATGGAGCAAAGGCTCAAATCCCATAGTATGAGGAATGAAGCTAGAAAGCTGAAACCTGAAGATAGGTCAAGAAAACATGCAAATAAGTggaaaataacaattggTGAAGTGGTACATGTAgcatttttttcaatttcaagTCTTGAGAATTCCAAATTGTTGTTCAAGATTGATATTAATGCTCAGCAATTTCATCTAACTGGCGTTTGTATCATTTGCCCTTACATACCAGCGATGATAGTGGTAGAag GTGGCGCTATCGCAGTGAAGAGATATCGTAAATTGTTACTTAACCGAATGTCATGGGAAGGAGAATCATGCAAACTGTTATGGCAAGGCCAGGCAACCCATCGCAACTTTGGCAATTGGAAAGTTTCAATATTGCACAGTGAAGCTGAGGCCCGTGATATGCTGGGCGAGTGTGCCTATTACTATGATATGCTAAAGGATCATCATAAATCCGGCTCTTGCCACCATCCATCCAGTATCACTTCCATGCCCTCGGAAAATTAG